One part of the Methylobacterium mesophilicum SR1.6/6 genome encodes these proteins:
- a CDS encoding aldo/keto reductase, translating to MDKRRVGRSDLTVAPFCLGGNVFGWTADEATSFAILDRFIERGFDFIDTADVYSRWAPGHAGGESEAVIGRWFAARPGAREKIVLATKVGMDLGEAGKGLSARHIERACEASLRRLQTDRIDLYQSHLDDPEVPLEETLRAHERLIAAGKVRFIGASNYSAARLAEALEVSTSAGLPRYACLQPDYSLAERGFETELAPLCRAEELGVIGYFSLAAGFLTGKYRSTEDAAGRPRENRVAKYITPRGLALLDVLDSVAAAAGASPAQVALAWIIARPGITAPIASATSVAQLDELLGAARLMLPADAIARLDAASAGGIQD from the coding sequence ATGGACAAGCGCCGCGTCGGCCGCTCCGATCTCACGGTCGCGCCCTTCTGCCTCGGCGGCAACGTCTTCGGCTGGACCGCCGACGAAGCCACCTCCTTCGCGATCCTCGACCGGTTCATTGAGCGCGGCTTCGATTTTATCGACACCGCCGACGTGTACTCGCGCTGGGCCCCAGGGCACGCCGGAGGCGAGTCCGAGGCGGTCATCGGCCGCTGGTTCGCGGCCAGGCCGGGCGCACGCGAGAAGATCGTGCTCGCCACCAAGGTCGGCATGGACCTGGGCGAGGCTGGAAAGGGCCTGTCGGCGCGGCATATCGAGCGGGCCTGCGAGGCTTCGCTGCGGAGGCTGCAGACCGACAGGATCGATCTGTACCAGTCGCACCTCGACGACCCCGAGGTTCCGCTGGAAGAGACCCTGCGGGCCCACGAGCGGCTGATTGCTGCCGGGAAGGTCCGGTTCATCGGCGCGTCGAACTACAGCGCGGCGCGGCTGGCTGAGGCGCTCGAGGTATCAACCTCGGCCGGTCTCCCGCGCTACGCGTGTCTTCAGCCCGACTACAGCCTCGCTGAGCGCGGCTTCGAGACCGAGTTGGCGCCGCTGTGCCGGGCCGAGGAGCTCGGCGTGATCGGCTACTTCTCGCTCGCCGCGGGCTTCCTGACCGGCAAGTACCGGTCGACGGAGGACGCTGCGGGCCGGCCCAGGGAGAACCGCGTCGCCAAATACATCACCCCGCGCGGCCTCGCGCTGCTCGACGTGCTGGATTCTGTCGCCGCGGCCGCGGGCGCGAGCCCCGCGCAGGTGGCGCTCGCCTGGATCATCGCCCGCCCGGGCATCACCGCCCCCATCGCCAGCGCCACCTCGGTGGCCCAGCTCGACGAGCTGCTCGGCGCGGCGCGGCTGATGCTCCCGGCGGACGCGATCGCTCGGCTGGATGCGGCCAGCGCGGGCGGGATCCAGGACTAA
- the gyrB gene encoding DNA topoisomerase (ATP-hydrolyzing) subunit B, whose translation MSDTPQSEHADYGAESIRVLKGLDAVRKRPGMYIGDTDDGSGLHHMVYEVVDNAIDEALAGHADLVTVTLNTDGSCTVTDNGRGIPVDIHKEEGVSAAEVIMTQLHAGGKFDQNSYKVSGGLHGVGVSVVNALSSWLRLRIWRNDTEHAMEFRHGDAVAPLTIVGPGSGRRGTEVTFLPSTDTFTMIEFDYATLEKRLRELAFLNSGVRIVLTDARHAEKKREELYYEGGIEAFVRYLDRSRKPIDGMVSPVVVRSERDGIRVEVAFWWNDSFNETVLPFTNNIPQRDGGTHMAGFRAALTRQITGYADSSGISKKEKVSLTGEDCREGLTAVISVQVPDPKFSSQTKDKLVSSEVRPAVENVLNEGLSTWLEENPSQARSVMGKVVLAASAREAARKARETVTRKGALDIASLPGKLADCQERDPSKCEILLVEGDSAGGSAKQGRDRTFQAVLPLRGKILNVERVRADRMLSSAEIGTLITALGAGIGRSSTDREGFNPEKLRYHRIIIMTDADVDGSHIRTLLLTFFFRQMPELIERGHLFIAQPPLYKAERGRRAIYLKDERALEDYLIDQGTEGAVLRLSTGAEFTGPQLKSLVEEARTFRSILQGLHTRYDRTVVEQAVLAGAFDPEAASRPGEAEVLADMTARRLDAIADEIEQGWSGEAFEGGYRLSRTLRGVRQVATLDAGLITSQEARRLAERADAFREIYGEPATLMRKADETVLHGPVALFEAVMAFGRKGLQLQRYKGLGEMTAQQLWETTLDRDVRSLLQVKVKDVTDADDLFVKLMGDVVEPRREFIQENALSVANLDV comes from the coding sequence ATGTCCGATACCCCCCAGAGCGAGCACGCCGACTACGGCGCGGAATCGATCCGCGTACTGAAGGGCCTCGACGCCGTCCGGAAGCGGCCCGGCATGTATATCGGCGATACGGACGACGGCTCCGGCCTCCACCACATGGTGTACGAGGTCGTGGACAACGCCATCGACGAGGCCCTGGCCGGCCACGCCGATCTCGTGACGGTGACCCTCAACACCGACGGCTCCTGCACCGTCACCGACAACGGTCGCGGCATCCCGGTGGACATCCACAAAGAGGAGGGCGTCTCGGCGGCCGAGGTCATCATGACCCAGCTGCACGCGGGCGGAAAATTCGACCAGAACTCCTACAAGGTCTCCGGCGGCCTCCACGGCGTCGGCGTGTCGGTGGTGAACGCTCTGTCGTCGTGGCTGCGCCTGCGCATCTGGCGCAATGACACGGAGCACGCCATGGAGTTCCGCCACGGCGACGCCGTGGCGCCCCTCACCATCGTCGGGCCCGGCAGCGGCCGGCGCGGCACGGAAGTGACCTTCCTGCCCTCCACCGACACCTTCACGATGATCGAGTTCGACTACGCGACGCTGGAGAAGCGCCTGCGCGAACTCGCCTTCCTGAATTCGGGTGTGCGCATCGTCCTGACCGACGCGCGCCACGCCGAGAAAAAGCGCGAGGAACTCTACTACGAGGGCGGGATCGAGGCCTTCGTCCGCTACCTCGATCGCTCGCGCAAGCCGATCGACGGCATGGTGAGCCCGGTGGTCGTCCGGTCGGAGCGCGACGGCATTCGCGTCGAGGTGGCTTTCTGGTGGAACGACTCGTTCAACGAGACGGTCCTGCCGTTCACCAACAACATCCCGCAGCGCGACGGCGGCACGCACATGGCGGGCTTCCGCGCCGCCCTGACCCGGCAGATCACCGGCTACGCAGACTCCTCGGGCATCTCCAAGAAGGAGAAGGTCTCGCTCACGGGCGAGGATTGTCGCGAGGGGCTGACCGCGGTGATCTCCGTGCAGGTGCCGGACCCGAAATTCTCCTCGCAGACCAAGGACAAGCTCGTCTCGTCCGAGGTGCGGCCGGCGGTGGAGAACGTCCTCAACGAGGGTCTCTCCACGTGGCTTGAGGAGAATCCCTCGCAGGCCCGTTCCGTCATGGGCAAAGTGGTGCTCGCCGCTTCGGCCCGCGAGGCGGCCCGCAAGGCCCGCGAGACCGTGACCCGCAAGGGCGCGCTCGACATCGCCTCGCTGCCCGGCAAGCTCGCCGACTGCCAGGAGCGCGACCCGAGCAAGTGCGAGATCCTTCTGGTGGAGGGTGATTCCGCCGGCGGCTCGGCCAAGCAGGGCCGCGACCGGACGTTCCAGGCGGTGCTGCCGCTGCGCGGCAAAATCCTCAACGTCGAACGTGTGCGCGCAGACCGGATGCTGTCCTCGGCCGAGATCGGCACGCTGATCACGGCACTGGGCGCCGGGATCGGTCGTTCGTCGACGGACCGGGAAGGCTTCAATCCCGAGAAGCTGCGGTACCACCGCATCATCATCATGACCGACGCGGACGTGGATGGGTCGCACATCCGGACGTTGCTGCTGACCTTCTTCTTCCGCCAAATGCCGGAATTGATCGAGCGCGGCCACCTCTTCATCGCGCAGCCGCCTCTCTACAAGGCCGAGCGGGGCCGCCGGGCGATCTACCTCAAGGACGAGCGCGCTCTCGAGGATTACCTCATCGACCAGGGCACGGAGGGCGCAGTTCTGCGCCTCTCAACGGGCGCCGAGTTCACCGGGCCGCAACTCAAGAGCCTTGTCGAGGAGGCTCGCACCTTCCGGAGCATCCTGCAGGGTCTGCACACCCGCTACGACCGCACCGTCGTCGAGCAGGCGGTCCTGGCCGGAGCGTTCGATCCCGAAGCCGCCTCCCGCCCAGGTGAGGCGGAGGTTCTCGCCGACATGACAGCCCGCCGGCTCGATGCCATCGCGGACGAGATCGAACAGGGCTGGTCAGGCGAGGCCTTCGAGGGCGGCTATCGCCTGAGCCGGACACTGCGTGGCGTGCGCCAGGTGGCGACGCTCGATGCCGGGCTCATCACGTCGCAAGAGGCCCGCCGCCTCGCCGAACGGGCCGACGCGTTCCGGGAGATCTACGGCGAGCCCGCGACGCTGATGCGGAAGGCCGACGAGACGGTGCTGCACGGCCCGGTCGCCCTGTTCGAGGCGGTCATGGCTTTCGGCCGCAAGGGCCTGCAGCTCCAGCGTTACAAGGGCCTCGGCGAGATGACCGCCCAGCAGTTGTGGGAGACCACCCTCGACCGGGACGTGCGTTCGCTGCTGCAGGTGAAGGTCAAGGACGTCACCGACGCCGACGATCTCTTCGTCAAGCTGATGGGCGACGTCGTCGAGCCGCGGCGGGAGTTTATCCAGGAGAACGCGCTCAGCGTCGCGAATCTGGACGTGTAG
- a CDS encoding TniQ family protein encodes MTRRRYASIQGYHPRLVVRTSPEKGEGFLGWVLRLTQINGYEFSEWILRSAGMRAPDLLSREGVIERLRLMTQVAVHDLQTLVPRLDTAGWRWAEIPGMDISVALFDARKPKVCPVCLAEKGFVQAAWGLRIWTCCPDHECRLVNVCPRCGSPITWRRRHVDLCPNPNCGGRYSSSEIQRAGEEEVELALLLGQALGSETLSRLPALTSVFGELSPQDIVTMASRLGFRRMRETYRGSADSSDIAEAAIKAARLLSNWPTGFHDFIRSQRVLADGSTTGGAARDPEITFLLRAKTWNGEFLLPSEARFIFAKEFQNFLDITGDGRAPALRQALAGEGSSDRWMSLPQAAKALGIDRRTLARMARDGSLVGIRFVQNDKTFTFVDRHEIERRLKATGSGKTLANLRRNGEALSHGTASRLLGIRPNKVAPLLEDGLLSAISGTSGRFVDRASAVRLLEKLEANVPGCGSHADRRLIYDTCEVVQRVRGHGMAFILRAVLAGTLRPVDILIDGVGLRRIGFLRTEVARFERDHRKSNGNVHISDAARQLDCYNIDIRRLIASNLLRHGETSIDVDAKSIRSFQTKHVSGRAFAREYGITTGRLDRLLREMDVEPVLPVTDPRISTSFWRRNDTRRLQGRFERRRLAIDDEG; translated from the coding sequence ATGACCAGACGAAGGTACGCATCGATACAGGGCTACCATCCGCGTCTGGTCGTTCGAACATCGCCGGAAAAGGGCGAGGGCTTTCTAGGCTGGGTGCTGCGGCTGACCCAGATCAACGGCTACGAATTTTCTGAATGGATCTTACGTTCGGCGGGCATGAGAGCCCCGGACCTTCTCTCGCGTGAGGGCGTCATAGAGCGTCTGCGCCTGATGACACAGGTGGCGGTGCATGACCTGCAGACGCTCGTGCCACGGTTGGATACCGCTGGTTGGCGGTGGGCGGAAATACCGGGGATGGACATCTCGGTAGCCCTGTTCGACGCACGAAAGCCGAAGGTCTGCCCCGTCTGCTTGGCTGAGAAAGGCTTCGTCCAAGCGGCTTGGGGTCTACGCATATGGACCTGCTGCCCGGACCATGAGTGTAGGCTCGTGAACGTGTGTCCGCGCTGCGGCTCGCCGATCACATGGAGGCGTCGACACGTCGACCTTTGTCCTAATCCCAACTGCGGTGGCCGTTATTCCAGCTCGGAGATCCAAAGGGCCGGCGAGGAGGAAGTAGAGCTTGCCCTCCTGCTGGGTCAAGCACTCGGTTCCGAAACGCTTTCGCGCCTTCCGGCCCTCACCAGCGTGTTCGGCGAGTTGTCGCCCCAGGACATCGTGACCATGGCAAGCCGGCTCGGCTTCAGACGCATGCGCGAGACGTATCGCGGAAGCGCTGACTCGTCCGACATCGCGGAAGCCGCGATCAAAGCGGCCCGGCTGTTGTCTAACTGGCCGACGGGCTTTCACGACTTCATCAGGTCACAAAGAGTTCTCGCGGACGGCTCGACGACGGGCGGGGCGGCGCGGGATCCCGAGATCACGTTCCTACTCCGAGCTAAAACCTGGAACGGTGAGTTCCTCTTGCCCTCCGAAGCCAGGTTCATCTTCGCAAAGGAGTTCCAGAACTTCTTGGACATCACGGGAGATGGTCGCGCGCCTGCCCTGCGACAGGCCCTGGCGGGCGAAGGGTCCTCCGACCGTTGGATGTCGCTCCCTCAGGCGGCTAAAGCGCTTGGGATCGACCGGAGAACTCTGGCTCGTATGGCTCGTGATGGGTCGCTCGTTGGCATACGTTTCGTCCAAAACGACAAGACGTTCACGTTCGTGGATCGTCACGAGATCGAGCGCCGACTAAAGGCAACCGGATCAGGTAAGACGCTCGCGAACCTTCGCCGCAATGGCGAAGCCCTTTCTCACGGAACTGCGAGCCGATTACTGGGCATCAGGCCCAACAAGGTTGCGCCCTTGTTGGAAGACGGGCTCTTGAGCGCGATCAGCGGAACGTCGGGGCGCTTCGTCGACCGGGCGTCGGCCGTCCGACTACTGGAGAAGTTGGAGGCCAACGTGCCCGGTTGCGGCAGTCACGCTGACCGACGGTTGATCTACGACACATGTGAAGTCGTCCAACGCGTGCGGGGCCATGGCATGGCATTCATCCTTCGCGCGGTGCTGGCAGGAACACTACGTCCAGTTGATATCTTGATCGATGGTGTCGGATTGCGGCGGATAGGCTTTTTGCGTACCGAGGTAGCACGATTTGAACGGGATCATCGGAAATCGAACGGGAATGTACACATCTCTGACGCCGCCCGCCAGTTGGATTGTTACAATATCGATATTCGACGCTTGATAGCGTCCAATCTCCTTCGACATGGCGAAACAAGTATCGACGTTGATGCCAAAAGCATCCGGAGCTTCCAGACCAAGCACGTTTCGGGACGTGCCTTCGCAAGGGAGTATGGCATCACGACAGGTAGGCTGGATCGACTTCTCCGCGAGATGGACGTTGAGCCAGTATTGCCTGTGACCGATCCGCGGATCAGCACATCGTTTTGGCGTCGAAACGATACGAGACGATTGCAGGGACGGTTCGAGAGGAGGCGGTTGGCCATCGACGACGAAGGTTGA
- a CDS encoding anti-phage dCTP deaminase codes for MPTAAGPRPGETSQSLLRSFRANELFIAVVGPGGSGAGRAAQIVKEFLETQSVGDGGYEVRIVKASAEIKAWARNNGRDLGPAGGRKTLAGVVHMQDLGDAMRLAFGDNAAVARAVVARIRALRAEASGRPEGEIDGKPRAYIIDSLRHPAEAHLLRRIYQDAFTLVGVVCDDDARHGRLTRELFDFNDRGRQETRRAVTAFMDRDGDAPESHGQHVVDTFHEADFFVDNSKDAGDDPKNTGMNEPLRRLVRILTASDVIRPNVAETAMHQAHSAQLRSACLSRQVGAALVDAKGNIVATGTNDVPRAGGGLYGTDLDGEASDHRCAFRPDKFCSSNREQNEIIGELIDKYPALAEGREKSQAVAELRRTKIGGLIEFSRAVHAEMDAILTAARTGTSPRGCRLYVSTFPCHYCARHIVAAGIDEVQYIEPYPKSRAISLHCDAITTGVDGWEPPSGVQGSGSVGPARPGVAAPAANAKVLFHPFVGVAPRMYARAFLKDRDYKDKLTGDYRVGEPVWGGHSEALRVHYLDLESGLGALQA; via the coding sequence TTGCCAACCGCGGCCGGCCCGCGCCCGGGCGAGACGAGCCAGAGCCTGCTCCGGAGCTTTCGCGCGAACGAGCTCTTCATCGCGGTCGTCGGACCGGGAGGTTCCGGGGCAGGCCGGGCCGCCCAGATCGTCAAGGAATTCCTCGAAACGCAGTCGGTCGGGGACGGCGGATACGAGGTCCGCATCGTCAAGGCGAGCGCTGAGATCAAGGCTTGGGCCAGGAACAACGGCCGCGACCTCGGTCCGGCCGGCGGTCGCAAGACGCTCGCCGGCGTGGTTCACATGCAGGACCTGGGCGACGCGATGCGGCTCGCGTTCGGCGACAACGCCGCGGTCGCACGCGCCGTCGTCGCGCGCATCCGGGCCCTCCGCGCCGAGGCGAGCGGCAGGCCGGAGGGCGAGATCGACGGCAAGCCCCGTGCCTACATCATCGATTCCCTGCGCCACCCCGCGGAGGCGCACCTCCTCCGCAGGATCTACCAGGACGCCTTCACGCTCGTCGGCGTCGTGTGCGACGACGATGCCCGCCACGGCCGGCTGACCCGTGAGCTGTTCGACTTCAATGACAGGGGCCGGCAGGAGACGCGCCGCGCCGTCACGGCCTTCATGGATCGCGACGGCGATGCGCCGGAGAGCCACGGCCAGCACGTGGTCGACACCTTCCACGAGGCGGATTTCTTCGTCGACAACTCGAAGGATGCCGGCGACGATCCGAAGAACACCGGGATGAACGAGCCGCTGCGGCGCTTGGTGCGGATCCTGACGGCGTCGGACGTCATCCGACCGAACGTCGCCGAGACGGCGATGCATCAGGCACATTCGGCCCAGCTGAGGAGCGCGTGCCTGTCGCGGCAGGTCGGGGCGGCGCTCGTGGACGCGAAGGGGAACATCGTCGCGACCGGCACCAACGACGTGCCCAGGGCGGGCGGGGGGCTTTACGGGACCGATCTCGACGGGGAGGCCTCCGACCATCGCTGCGCGTTCCGGCCGGACAAGTTCTGCAGCAGCAACCGCGAGCAGAACGAGATCATCGGCGAACTCATCGACAAGTACCCCGCCCTGGCCGAGGGTCGGGAGAAGAGCCAAGCGGTGGCCGAGCTTCGGCGCACGAAGATCGGCGGCCTGATCGAGTTCAGCCGGGCGGTCCACGCGGAGATGGACGCGATCCTGACCGCCGCCCGGACCGGCACCTCGCCGAGGGGGTGCCGGCTCTATGTCAGCACGTTCCCCTGCCATTACTGCGCCCGACATATCGTCGCCGCCGGTATCGACGAGGTCCAGTACATCGAGCCCTACCCAAAGAGCCGTGCGATCAGCCTTCATTGCGACGCCATCACGACGGGTGTGGACGGCTGGGAACCGCCCTCGGGCGTACAGGGTTCGGGATCTGTCGGCCCAGCACGGCCCGGTGTCGCGGCCCCCGCGGCCAATGCCAAGGTCCTGTTCCACCCGTTCGTCGGGGTCGCACCGAGGATGTATGCCCGCGCGTTCCTGAAGGACCGTGACTACAAGGACAAGCTGACCGGGGATTATCGGGTCGGCGAGCCGGTTTGGGGTGGTCACTCAGAAGCGCTGCGGGTACATTATCTGGATCTCGAATCGGGCTTGGGAGCGCTGCAAGCGTGA
- a CDS encoding COG4705 family protein: MDDRHERTLSKVPEVTLGFWTIKILATTLGETGGDTVTMTLDWGYLAGTALFAVLLVGLVVAQIMSRRFHPALYWATIVASTTFGTTMADFADRSLGIGYTGGSTLLLACLAAVLGLWYATEGTVSVDTVSTPRVEAFYWGAITFSQTLGTALGDWLADTGGLGYEGGALVFAAALAVVVFLYYRTRVSRVGLFWAAFILTRPLGATVGDFLDKPASAGGMHLSRPLASAVIAAFIVALIVLLPQRAGRHPGEGVQASR, encoded by the coding sequence ATGGACGACCGTCACGAACGCACTTTGAGCAAGGTACCCGAGGTCACGCTGGGCTTCTGGACCATCAAGATCCTGGCCACCACGCTCGGGGAGACCGGCGGCGACACCGTGACCATGACCCTCGATTGGGGCTACCTCGCCGGCACCGCCCTGTTCGCCGTGCTGCTGGTCGGGCTCGTGGTCGCCCAGATCATGTCGAGGCGGTTCCACCCGGCCCTGTACTGGGCGACCATCGTCGCCTCGACCACCTTCGGTACGACGATGGCGGACTTCGCCGACCGGTCGCTCGGCATCGGGTACACCGGCGGATCGACCCTCCTACTCGCCTGCCTCGCGGCCGTGCTCGGGCTCTGGTACGCGACCGAGGGGACCGTGTCGGTGGACACGGTGTCGACCCCGCGGGTCGAGGCGTTCTATTGGGGGGCGATCACCTTCTCGCAGACGTTGGGCACCGCGCTCGGCGACTGGCTCGCGGACACCGGCGGCCTCGGCTACGAGGGCGGGGCCCTCGTCTTCGCTGCGGCCCTGGCGGTCGTCGTCTTCCTCTACTACCGGACGCGGGTCTCGCGGGTCGGCCTGTTCTGGGCCGCGTTCATCCTCACCCGCCCCCTGGGCGCGACGGTCGGCGACTTCCTGGACAAGCCGGCCAGCGCCGGCGGCATGCACCTCAGCCGGCCCCTGGCCTCTGCGGTGATCGCGGCTTTCATCGTCGCGCTGATCGTCCTCCTTCCCCAGAGGGCGGGGCGGCATCCGGGAGAGGGCGTACAGGCGTCGCGATGA
- a CDS encoding COG4705 family protein has protein sequence MQQTERPGHVEPAKVPEATAGFWAIKIVATTLGEVGGNAVTLTLGLGYLAGTAIFGAALAVLLAAQVRADRFQPLLYWAVVTATTLAGTTLADFCDRSLGIGYAGGSLVLLGSVVATLILWKRTLGTVAVETVRSPRAEGFYWATVMFSQTLGTALGDWMADGSGLGYNGSALLILAALAVVTALHLRTRVPRPMLFWTAFVLTRPLGATLANSLDKPVASGGLGIDDITISGVLALVMVGLVLLIPQRAGRRAACADAP, from the coding sequence ATGCAGCAGACCGAGCGACCCGGACACGTCGAACCCGCCAAGGTGCCCGAAGCCACAGCCGGGTTCTGGGCCATCAAGATCGTGGCCACGACCCTGGGCGAGGTCGGCGGCAACGCCGTCACGTTGACGCTCGGCCTCGGCTATCTCGCCGGCACGGCGATCTTCGGGGCCGCCCTGGCGGTGCTGCTCGCCGCACAGGTCAGGGCGGACCGCTTCCAGCCGCTCCTGTACTGGGCCGTGGTCACCGCGACGACGCTCGCAGGCACGACCCTCGCCGACTTCTGCGACAGGTCCCTCGGCATCGGCTACGCGGGCGGGTCCCTGGTGCTGCTCGGATCGGTCGTCGCGACCCTGATTCTGTGGAAGCGCACGCTCGGCACGGTCGCCGTGGAGACGGTGCGATCCCCGCGGGCCGAAGGTTTCTACTGGGCCACGGTCATGTTCTCCCAGACGCTCGGCACCGCGTTGGGCGACTGGATGGCCGACGGCAGCGGGCTCGGGTACAACGGGAGCGCGCTCCTCATCCTCGCCGCGCTGGCCGTGGTCACGGCCCTCCATCTGCGAACGCGCGTTCCCAGGCCGATGCTGTTCTGGACGGCGTTCGTCCTGACGCGGCCGCTCGGCGCAACCCTTGCCAACTCCCTCGACAAGCCGGTCGCTTCCGGTGGTCTGGGCATCGACGACATCACGATCTCCGGCGTGCTCGCGCTCGTCATGGTTGGGCTCGTCCTCCTCATCCCGCAGCGTGCCGGTCGCCGGGCGGCCTGCGCCGACGCGCCGTGA
- a CDS encoding COG4705 family protein codes for MSEIQRQILNKVPEVTAAFWVIKILSTTVGETGADYLAMNVGLGAAVTAILTAGLLAAVLALQVRERRYVPWTYWSTVVLVSVVGTQVTDILTDKLGVSLFVGTGVFAAALAAVFALWYATERTLSIHAIATRRREAFYWLAILLTFALGTAAGDLATEALGLGFNLGVAVFGTILAALALAWRLGANPVTTFWLAYIVTRPLGASLGDLLSQAREYGGLGFGTASTSLVFLVVIVVLVTSLSLVPVCPGELAGQRRA; via the coding sequence ATGAGCGAGATCCAGCGCCAGATCCTGAACAAGGTACCGGAAGTCACCGCGGCCTTCTGGGTGATCAAGATACTCTCCACGACCGTCGGCGAGACCGGCGCGGACTATCTCGCGATGAACGTCGGCCTGGGTGCCGCCGTCACCGCAATCCTCACGGCCGGCCTCCTCGCGGCCGTCCTCGCCCTGCAGGTGCGCGAGCGGCGCTACGTGCCCTGGACCTATTGGTCGACCGTCGTCCTCGTCAGCGTGGTCGGCACGCAGGTCACCGACATCCTGACCGACAAGCTCGGCGTGAGCCTCTTCGTCGGCACCGGCGTGTTCGCGGCCGCCCTCGCCGCCGTGTTCGCCCTCTGGTACGCGACCGAGCGGACGCTCTCGATCCACGCCATCGCGACCCGGCGCCGCGAGGCGTTCTACTGGCTCGCCATACTCCTGACCTTCGCGCTCGGCACGGCCGCGGGCGACTTGGCCACGGAGGCGCTCGGGCTCGGCTTCAATCTCGGCGTCGCCGTCTTCGGCACGATCCTGGCCGCCCTCGCCCTCGCCTGGCGCCTCGGCGCGAACCCGGTGACGACCTTCTGGCTCGCCTACATCGTCACGCGCCCCCTCGGCGCATCGCTGGGCGATCTGTTGTCGCAGGCACGGGAATACGGCGGCCTCGGCTTCGGCACGGCCTCCACCAGCCTCGTCTTCCTCGTCGTCATCGTCGTCCTGGTGACGTCCCTGAGCCTTGTCCCCGTTTGCCCGGGCGAGCTGGCCGGACAGCGGCGGGCCTGA
- a CDS encoding sensor histidine kinase, which yields MRAASLRRTTLGWMTALLAGIGLAAMVAAYALARIEAADFLDGQLRQVALNAGPGLPDADAPPAADRDPEDQLAVTIWKDGQVLRGDRGVDVRHPGRTGYANIVMGGELWRTYTTANGTTTVRVAQRDVVRAEFARNAALGAVAPLLLLVPLSWIVVGWAMNRALGRLDGLVHDLAGRGAAAQGPLPTRGVPTELVPLVEAMNGLILRLQAALAAQKRFVADAAHELRTPLAAMQIQIDSLQGERDDRGEALAGGVRRANRLVEQLLRLARLDDGAEARPASVDLGQLLLDCVADYVVLAQRKDIDLGVHVEAPATLRGSEDEVRVLFANLVDNALRYTPPGGQVDVRLMNRDGACVVTVLDTGCGLPPGSEGRLFDRFFRAAPPDIEGTGLGLAIARRIAERNGLGLTVENRRDGRGTLATVRLPV from the coding sequence ATGAGGGCCGCCTCCTTGCGCCGCACGACGCTCGGCTGGATGACCGCCCTGCTCGCCGGAATCGGCTTAGCCGCGATGGTCGCGGCCTATGCCCTCGCGCGGATCGAGGCGGCCGATTTCCTCGACGGGCAGTTGCGGCAGGTCGCCCTCAACGCGGGTCCCGGGCTCCCGGACGCGGACGCGCCGCCCGCCGCCGACCGGGACCCGGAGGACCAACTCGCCGTCACCATCTGGAAGGACGGGCAAGTCCTGCGCGGCGACCGCGGCGTCGACGTCCGCCACCCCGGCCGCACGGGATACGCGAACATCGTCATGGGCGGCGAGCTCTGGCGCACCTACACGACCGCCAACGGCACCACGACGGTCCGGGTCGCCCAGCGCGACGTCGTGAGGGCCGAATTCGCGCGCAATGCGGCGCTCGGCGCCGTGGCCCCCTTGCTGCTCCTCGTCCCGCTGTCGTGGATCGTCGTCGGCTGGGCGATGAACCGGGCGCTCGGGCGGCTCGACGGCTTGGTGCATGACCTCGCCGGTCGCGGCGCCGCAGCCCAAGGGCCCCTGCCGACGCGCGGCGTGCCGACGGAACTCGTGCCGCTGGTCGAGGCCATGAACGGGCTCATCCTGCGCCTGCAGGCCGCCCTCGCCGCCCAGAAGCGGTTCGTCGCCGACGCCGCGCACGAGCTGCGTACGCCTCTGGCAGCGATGCAAATCCAGATCGACTCCCTCCAAGGGGAGCGTGACGACCGAGGCGAAGCGCTCGCAGGTGGCGTCCGGCGGGCGAACCGGCTCGTGGAACAGCTGCTCCGTCTAGCCCGGCTCGACGACGGTGCCGAGGCCCGTCCTGCATCCGTGGACCTCGGCCAACTCCTGCTCGACTGCGTCGCCGATTACGTCGTGCTCGCCCAGCGTAAGGACATCGACCTGGGTGTGCATGTCGAGGCGCCCGCGACGCTCCGCGGGTCGGAGGACGAGGTCCGCGTCCTGTTCGCAAACTTGGTCGACAACGCCTTGCGCTACACGCCGCCGGGCGGGCAGGTCGACGTCCGCTTGATGAACCGGGACGGTGCGTGCGTCGTCACGGTTCTGGACACCGGCTGCGGGCTGCCACCCGGAAGCGAGGGCCGCCTCTTCGACCGCTTCTTTCGGGCCGCGCCGCCGGACATCGAAGGCACGGGGCTCGGGCTCGCCATCGCCCGCCGCATCGCGGAGCGTAACGGCCTCGGCCTGACGGTCGAAAACCGGCGGGACGGGCGGGGAACCCTCGCAACGGTCAGACTGCCTGTCTAA